The following are encoded in a window of Dryobates pubescens isolate bDryPub1 chromosome 34, bDryPub1.pri, whole genome shotgun sequence genomic DNA:
- the TIRAP gene encoding toll/interleukin-1 receptor domain-containing adapter protein codes for AEPCSRPHRGLSNSTGWFRRLLHKPKPSSGESSLSSSRSASSSPSSSSSSAQSLSRPSGASPSRAPPPAPDISASGSARWAKSYDLCICHSQGDLELVLELVSYLEAQPQALRCFLGLRDAAPGGALLSELCDAVRDSHCWLLLITPGFLRDPCCHFQMHQALAEAPLAAGRAIPVLKDVDRKDYPKELRNLYYIYMALKESGFRQIRDTVVRYLQELCRSSSSSSE; via the exons gctgagccctgctccagACCTCACCGTGGTCTCTCCAACTCCACAGGCTGGTTTAGGCGGCTCCTGCAcaagcccaagcccagctcgggggagagcagcctcagcagcagccgctctgcttcctcctcaccttcctcctcctcctcctctgcccagagcctcagccgCCCCTCCGGCGCCAGCCCGAGCAGGGCCCCGCCGCCCGCGCCGGACATCAGCGCCTCGGGCAGCGCCCGCTGGGCCAAGAGCTACGACCTCTGCatctgccacagccagggggacctggagctggtgctggagctggtgtcCTACCTGGAGGCGCAGCCCCAGGCCCTGCGCTGCTTCCTGGGGCTGCGGGACGCGGCGCCGGGGGGCGCGCTGCTGAGCGAGCTGTGCGACGCCGTGCGCGAcagccactgctggctgctgctcatcACCCCCGGCTTCCTGCGCGACCCCTGCTGCCACTTCCAGATGCACCAGGCCCTGGCCGAGGCGCCCCTGGCCGCCGGCAGGGCCATCCCCGTCCTCAAGGACGTGGACAGGAAGGACTACCCCAAGGAGCTGAGGAACCTCTACTACATCTACATGGCCCTGAAGGAGAGCGGCTTCAGGCAGATCAGGGACACTGTAGTGCGCT ACCTCCAGGAGCTGTGccggagctccagcagcagctcagagtaG